A window from Opitutia bacterium ISCC 52 encodes these proteins:
- a CDS encoding P-II family nitrogen regulator, with protein sequence MKLISAIIKPFKLEEVKEALAEIGIEGMTVTEVKGFGRQKGHTEIYRGSEYTVDFLPKVKVEIAVGGEIAEKVVETIVNAAKTGKIGDGKIFVLPIEEAVRIRTDERGEGAI encoded by the coding sequence ATGAAGCTCATTTCAGCCATCATTAAGCCCTTCAAATTGGAGGAAGTTAAAGAAGCCCTTGCCGAGATCGGCATCGAAGGTATGACCGTCACCGAAGTGAAAGGCTTCGGTCGTCAAAAAGGCCACACCGAGATCTATCGCGGCAGTGAATATACCGTAGACTTTCTACCGAAAGTTAAAGTCGAGATCGCTGTAGGCGGTGAGATTGCAGAAAAGGTAGTCGAGACCATCGTCAACGCAGCCAAGACGGGTAAGATCGGAGATGGAAAAATCTTCGTCCTGCCAATCGAAGAGGCAGTTCGTATCCGCACTGATGAGCGCGGTGAAGGTGCCATCTGA
- the aspS gene encoding aspartate--tRNA ligase has protein sequence MKRTHHCGELRTSDVGTQAVLTGWIDNVRDLGGVLFVDLRDREGITQVVFNPNTNDEVSKILHHLKSESVIAVAGEVLNREDETVNERLATGKVEVHGAEFEILNASETPPFPIDDEKGDKVNEDLRLTYRYLDLRRPKNLNTLKTRHRASKVIRDYLDDEGFLEVETPMLFKSTPEGAREYLVPSRVNPGEFYALAQSPQQYKQMLMVAGVERYFQLARCFRDEDGRADRQPEFTQVDLEMSFIDREDMYALIEGMMKRLWKETLDVDIQTPFERMPYEDAMNNFGSDRPDRRFDMKLNDLNDLFENSEFKVFNSVIKGGGSVKAINAKGLSDLTEGELKYLTDMAVAMGAKGLAFIRARESGEWKSPILKFFSDEEKAAIKERLNVEDGDIVFFMAAEWERSCSILGKVRLEAAELLKKRGRLAIDKDQWDFFWVIEFPLMVYDDEEGRFVSAHHPFTAPVVEDAKYLDEDPRKVRGQHYDLVLNGMELGGGSIRIHQPELQQKVFEEVLKLPKEVIEDRFGYMVQAFRYGAPPHGGIALGLDRIVGLLTGSPSIRDVIAFPKTQKGQCLMSQSPGPATERQLLDLHIQTIVVDKQ, from the coding sequence ATGAAACGTACGCATCATTGCGGAGAACTCAGAACATCTGACGTTGGTACACAAGCAGTTCTGACTGGCTGGATTGACAACGTTCGTGACCTAGGAGGCGTATTATTCGTCGACTTGCGCGATCGTGAAGGCATTACACAAGTTGTTTTCAATCCCAATACCAATGATGAAGTCTCGAAGATTCTTCATCACCTAAAGTCTGAAAGTGTGATCGCTGTCGCCGGTGAAGTTTTGAACCGGGAAGATGAAACGGTCAACGAGCGGTTGGCGACTGGTAAAGTGGAAGTTCACGGTGCTGAATTTGAGATTCTCAATGCGTCTGAGACGCCTCCATTTCCAATCGATGATGAAAAAGGTGATAAGGTGAATGAAGACCTGCGTCTTACCTATCGCTATCTCGATCTTCGCCGCCCCAAGAATTTAAACACTCTGAAAACCCGACACCGTGCATCCAAGGTCATCCGCGACTATCTGGATGACGAAGGCTTTCTTGAAGTAGAAACGCCCATGCTCTTTAAAAGTACTCCCGAGGGAGCGCGTGAGTATCTGGTGCCGAGTAGAGTGAATCCAGGTGAGTTCTATGCCCTGGCTCAATCACCTCAGCAGTACAAGCAAATGCTGATGGTCGCCGGAGTGGAGCGTTATTTCCAATTGGCTCGTTGTTTTCGCGATGAAGATGGACGTGCTGATCGTCAGCCCGAGTTTACTCAGGTTGATCTGGAGATGTCCTTCATTGATCGGGAAGACATGTATGCTCTGATCGAAGGCATGATGAAGCGCCTCTGGAAGGAAACACTCGATGTCGACATTCAGACTCCTTTCGAGCGCATGCCCTATGAGGATGCCATGAATAACTTCGGAAGTGACCGGCCTGACCGTCGCTTTGACATGAAGTTGAACGACCTGAATGACTTATTCGAAAATTCGGAGTTCAAGGTATTCAATTCCGTCATCAAAGGCGGCGGTAGTGTAAAGGCCATTAACGCCAAAGGGCTATCCGACCTCACTGAAGGTGAGCTGAAATACTTGACCGATATGGCCGTGGCGATGGGAGCCAAAGGGCTTGCTTTCATTCGTGCCCGTGAAAGTGGAGAATGGAAGTCACCTATTTTGAAGTTCTTTAGTGACGAAGAGAAGGCTGCGATCAAAGAGCGCCTCAATGTTGAGGACGGAGATATCGTTTTCTTCATGGCGGCTGAGTGGGAGCGTAGCTGCTCTATCCTCGGTAAGGTTCGCCTCGAAGCGGCAGAGCTTTTGAAAAAGCGTGGACGTCTCGCAATTGACAAAGATCAGTGGGACTTCTTTTGGGTAATCGAATTTCCACTCATGGTCTATGATGATGAGGAAGGTCGTTTTGTATCAGCTCACCACCCATTTACCGCACCGGTAGTCGAAGATGCCAAATACCTGGATGAAGATCCTCGTAAGGTTCGGGGTCAGCATTACGACCTCGTATTGAACGGGATGGAACTTGGTGGTGGAAGTATTCGTATTCACCAACCCGAACTTCAGCAGAAAGTATTCGAAGAAGTCCTCAAGTTACCCAAGGAGGTGATCGAAGATCGCTTTGGGTATATGGTACAGGCATTTCGTTACGGTGCACCCCCGCATGGTGGTATTGCTTTGGGACTTGATCGTATTGTAGGTCTCCTCACAGGGTCGCCCAGTATTCGCGATGTCATAGCTTTTCCAAAGACTCAGAAGGGACAATGTTTGATGTCTCAGAGTCCGGGCCCAGCCACCGAGCGTCAGCTGCTTGACTTGCATATCCAGACCATTGTTGTGGATAAGCAGTAG
- the gpmI gene encoding 2,3-bisphosphoglycerate-independent phosphoglycerate mutase, with the protein MKEGKRPVLLVIRDGWGANHNSDQDSFNAIKRAPTAVSDNLTENWPRTELAACGLDVGVPVGVMGNSEVGHQNIGAGRIVDQEVVRITKAFDTGTIRSNETLQGAFNRAKSGGKLHLLGIVSDAGVHGLLEHLYGVLIEAKAAGVEEAYIHAFTDGRDTSPKSGLGYIQQVEAKCAELGIGKIASVCGRFWSMDRDNRWERVSKGYNLLTGKEADHSASSAAEAVQHYYDHPLDSSRQGDEFVVPTWITGESGEPIATIGNGDAVVFYNYRGDRPREITRAFIEDDFDDFDRGEKLDLYYAGMTEYKKGMLDHIVFPRAEKMANILGGYLADQGKTQFRCAETEKYPHVTFFFNDYREEPFPGEDWAMAPSPKVNTYDLAPEMSAEEVKEFTKDAILSGKYDFILVNFANPDMVGHTGSMEAVEKACIKVDACLGELLNAIDEVDGVALVTADHGNCDQMWDPAVDGPHTAHTLNPVELAIYGKGCESFKLNQSDRRLADIAPTVLHLLGLEQPEEMTGQNLIIE; encoded by the coding sequence ATGAAAGAGGGAAAACGCCCGGTACTTCTGGTTATTCGTGACGGTTGGGGAGCCAACCACAACTCGGACCAGGATTCCTTTAATGCCATTAAACGCGCTCCAACGGCCGTTTCTGACAATTTGACGGAGAATTGGCCCCGAACGGAGCTTGCAGCCTGTGGGCTCGATGTAGGAGTGCCGGTCGGTGTGATGGGAAACAGTGAGGTGGGCCATCAGAATATCGGTGCTGGACGGATCGTTGATCAGGAAGTTGTTCGGATCACCAAGGCCTTCGATACGGGCACAATCCGCAGCAATGAAACGCTTCAGGGAGCATTTAACCGAGCCAAGAGTGGGGGAAAGCTCCATTTGTTGGGCATCGTGTCGGATGCAGGAGTCCATGGATTGCTGGAGCATCTTTATGGGGTGTTGATCGAAGCGAAAGCGGCTGGAGTAGAAGAGGCCTATATCCATGCATTCACGGATGGTCGGGACACCTCGCCCAAAAGCGGACTGGGCTACATTCAACAAGTCGAAGCCAAATGTGCCGAGCTTGGTATCGGAAAAATTGCCTCTGTATGTGGACGATTTTGGAGTATGGACCGTGACAACCGATGGGAGCGCGTTTCCAAAGGCTACAATCTGTTGACAGGCAAAGAAGCGGATCATTCCGCCAGTTCTGCCGCAGAGGCCGTCCAGCATTACTATGACCATCCCCTCGATAGTTCCCGGCAGGGTGATGAGTTCGTCGTGCCTACCTGGATTACTGGAGAAAGTGGTGAGCCCATTGCCACGATTGGAAATGGCGATGCGGTTGTCTTCTACAATTATCGGGGGGACCGGCCTCGTGAAATTACCCGCGCTTTTATTGAAGACGATTTTGATGACTTCGATCGCGGAGAGAAGTTGGATCTCTATTACGCCGGTATGACGGAATACAAGAAGGGCATGCTCGATCACATCGTTTTTCCACGGGCTGAGAAAATGGCCAATATTCTAGGAGGCTATTTGGCCGATCAGGGCAAGACTCAGTTCAGGTGTGCCGAAACTGAAAAGTATCCGCATGTGACTTTTTTCTTTAACGACTACCGAGAAGAACCGTTTCCTGGTGAGGACTGGGCCATGGCACCCAGTCCGAAAGTAAACACCTACGATCTCGCTCCCGAAATGTCGGCTGAGGAGGTAAAGGAATTTACCAAAGACGCCATTCTTTCCGGGAAGTATGATTTTATCTTAGTCAATTTCGCCAATCCCGATATGGTTGGGCACACCGGTTCGATGGAAGCAGTTGAGAAAGCTTGTATCAAAGTAGACGCTTGTTTGGGTGAATTACTGAATGCGATCGATGAAGTAGACGGCGTTGCCTTGGTAACTGCCGACCATGGAAATTGCGATCAGATGTGGGATCCCGCAGTGGATGGTCCCCATACCGCGCATACTTTGAATCCGGTTGAACTGGCCATTTATGGAAAAGGGTGCGAAAGTTTTAAACTAAATCAGTCAGATAGACGTCTAGCTGATATAGCCCCGACCGTTCTTCATTTGTTAGGCTTGGAACAGCCCGAAGAAATGACCGGACAAAACCTAATTATCGAATAG
- a CDS encoding ammonium transporter, with product MKLKKSLLFTALVLLGVFGPAIHGFAQEEAVAAAVEAAAPDEDYLALKAQYGETFDFFTTSVLWTLIAAGLVFIMHLGFATLEAGLTQSKNTVNILFKNVFIICMGLLTYAVWGFNAMYPGWDGSGFFAMGSPLTMEAYGNTDFSYGGTALAMTGWADFIFQAMFAATAATIVSGAVAERIKLGSFMVVGTLLVLFLYPISGSWKWGAGWLDGMGFYDFAGSTLVHAFGGFAALAAVIVLGPRRGKYLEGGRIRPILGHSMPLATIGVFLLFLGWFGFNGGSVLSAAPEGVSFVFVTTALAAAAGGFSSIFFSWMLLKKPDLSMALNGILAGLVGITAGADSVTLWSSVVIGLIAGILVVVSILFFDKIKIDDPVGAISVHGICGIWGTLAVGLPFFNGGNEDLSFFTQLIGTLSVAIFAFVGTFIICLIVKAAMGIRVSAEEEDEGLDIGEHGQEAYPDFAPASR from the coding sequence ATGAAGTTAAAAAAATCACTATTATTCACCGCTCTTGTGTTGTTGGGGGTCTTCGGACCTGCAATTCACGGATTTGCTCAGGAAGAGGCTGTTGCTGCCGCCGTTGAGGCCGCTGCTCCCGACGAAGATTACTTGGCGCTCAAAGCGCAGTATGGAGAAACCTTTGATTTCTTCACTACTAGTGTGCTTTGGACATTAATTGCAGCTGGCCTCGTGTTTATCATGCACTTGGGATTTGCTACTCTTGAAGCGGGTCTGACCCAGTCTAAAAATACTGTCAACATACTCTTCAAGAACGTCTTTATTATTTGTATGGGTCTCTTGACCTATGCGGTTTGGGGATTCAATGCCATGTATCCGGGCTGGGATGGCTCTGGTTTTTTTGCAATGGGTTCGCCACTCACCATGGAGGCCTATGGAAATACGGACTTTTCTTATGGTGGAACTGCACTGGCCATGACCGGTTGGGCTGACTTTATTTTCCAAGCCATGTTTGCTGCTACCGCTGCGACTATCGTTTCTGGTGCTGTTGCTGAGCGTATCAAGCTCGGTAGTTTTATGGTCGTTGGAACGCTTTTGGTATTGTTCTTATATCCAATATCCGGTTCCTGGAAATGGGGAGCAGGCTGGTTGGACGGCATGGGTTTCTATGACTTTGCCGGTTCTACACTTGTTCATGCATTTGGTGGTTTTGCTGCCTTGGCCGCGGTCATAGTTTTAGGGCCACGTAGGGGTAAATATTTGGAAGGAGGACGCATCCGTCCAATCCTGGGGCACAGCATGCCTCTCGCTACGATTGGTGTATTCTTACTTTTCCTCGGATGGTTCGGATTTAACGGTGGTTCGGTCTTAAGTGCTGCTCCTGAAGGAGTATCCTTTGTCTTTGTAACAACTGCACTCGCAGCCGCTGCTGGTGGATTCTCTTCCATCTTCTTTTCCTGGATGCTGCTTAAAAAGCCTGATCTTTCCATGGCCCTCAATGGTATTTTGGCCGGTCTCGTTGGTATCACCGCTGGAGCCGACTCGGTAACACTTTGGTCCTCCGTTGTCATTGGTCTTATTGCAGGTATCCTGGTAGTTGTTTCGATTCTGTTCTTCGACAAAATCAAAATTGACGATCCCGTAGGTGCCATCTCTGTGCATGGTATTTGTGGAATCTGGGGAACCTTGGCTGTTGGACTTCCATTCTTTAATGGTGGAAACGAAGACCTCAGTTTCTTCACACAGTTGATTGGAACCCTCTCGGTTGCCATATTCGCTTTCGTTGGAACTTTCATTATTTGCCTGATTGTGAAGGCAGCCATGGGAATCCGCGTTTCTGCTGAAGAAGAAGACGAAGGTCTGGACATTGGTGAACATGGTCAGGAAGCTTATCCCGACTTCGCCCCTGCCAGTCGTTGA
- the thrS gene encoding threonine--tRNA ligase, producing MKDMSPLEEIRHSSAHILATAVLRLFPEAKLDIGPPTDTGFYYDFDIAHKFTADDLEAIEAEMKKVINENQRFERFEKTREEAIELVKEIGQDEYKLGRLEDIPEGDTISFYRNGEFVDLCAGTHVNYSKKIKAFKLLSVAGAYHRGDENNKQLQRIYGTAFATKDELQQYLDQQEEARKRDHRKIGKDMELFHIDEHVGQGLVLWTAKGSIIRNELQNFISEELRKQGYDQVYTPHIGKLDLYKTSGHFPYYQDSQYPPVIDRQSLADLAEEDKTCSDLTNLLEEGQIEGYLLKPMNCPMHIKLFDSQHHSYRDLPVRFAEFGTVYRWEQSGELSGMTRVRGFTQDDAHLFCTDEQLQDEINGCLGLVKTVFSVLGIEDYRVRVSLRDPNSDKYVGSPENWEKAEAALRVAAETLGVPFSEEEGEAAFYGPKIDFVVKDVIGREWQLGTVQVDYNLPERFDLSYIGSDNKPHRPVMVHRAPFGSMERFCGVLIEHFAGNFPTWLAPEQVRLLPINDAVLPFAEEVASKLKVAKVRVTIDGASEKLGAKIRRAEIDKVPFVGVIGGREAEEGNVTVRSRVAKSKEGTYPVAEYLDLILSEIANKTLPEG from the coding sequence ATGAAAGACATGTCTCCACTCGAAGAAATCCGACATTCGTCGGCTCATATACTCGCGACAGCCGTATTGCGGTTATTCCCAGAAGCCAAACTCGACATTGGCCCTCCGACGGATACCGGCTTTTATTACGATTTTGATATCGCACACAAGTTCACCGCGGATGACCTGGAAGCCATCGAGGCGGAGATGAAGAAGGTCATTAATGAGAATCAACGGTTCGAACGTTTCGAGAAGACACGGGAAGAAGCCATCGAATTGGTCAAGGAAATCGGTCAGGACGAGTACAAGTTGGGCCGCTTGGAGGATATTCCCGAAGGTGACACCATCAGCTTTTACCGAAACGGTGAGTTTGTAGACCTGTGTGCAGGCACGCATGTAAACTACAGTAAGAAGATCAAAGCGTTTAAGCTGTTGAGTGTGGCTGGTGCCTATCACCGTGGTGACGAGAACAATAAGCAACTACAACGTATCTACGGTACCGCCTTCGCTACCAAAGATGAGCTACAGCAGTATCTTGATCAGCAGGAGGAAGCCCGGAAACGTGATCACCGCAAAATCGGCAAGGACATGGAGCTTTTCCATATCGATGAGCATGTGGGACAAGGCCTCGTTCTCTGGACAGCCAAAGGTTCGATCATTCGTAACGAGCTACAGAATTTCATTTCAGAAGAACTTCGTAAACAAGGCTACGACCAGGTCTACACTCCGCACATCGGCAAGTTGGATCTCTACAAGACTTCTGGTCACTTCCCCTACTACCAGGATTCTCAGTATCCACCTGTAATCGATCGCCAGTCATTAGCTGATCTGGCGGAGGAGGACAAGACCTGCTCCGACCTTACGAACCTGCTCGAAGAAGGACAAATCGAAGGCTACTTGCTCAAGCCAATGAATTGCCCCATGCACATCAAACTCTTCGACTCGCAACATCACTCTTACCGTGACCTGCCGGTTCGCTTTGCAGAGTTTGGAACGGTTTATCGTTGGGAACAATCAGGAGAACTGAGTGGCATGACTCGCGTGCGTGGGTTCACTCAAGATGATGCCCACCTCTTTTGCACCGACGAGCAACTTCAGGATGAGATCAACGGATGCCTAGGCCTTGTGAAAACTGTGTTCAGCGTACTTGGCATAGAAGACTACCGAGTTCGAGTAAGCTTGCGTGATCCCAATTCGGACAAGTATGTCGGATCACCCGAGAACTGGGAGAAAGCAGAAGCCGCACTACGAGTCGCCGCAGAAACGTTAGGTGTCCCCTTCTCAGAAGAGGAAGGAGAAGCCGCCTTCTATGGCCCAAAGATCGACTTTGTTGTAAAAGACGTCATCGGCCGCGAATGGCAATTGGGAACCGTTCAAGTGGACTACAATCTACCTGAGCGCTTCGACCTTAGCTACATCGGCTCTGACAACAAACCACACCGACCTGTGATGGTCCACCGCGCTCCCTTCGGATCCATGGAACGTTTTTGTGGTGTATTGATTGAACACTTTGCCGGCAACTTTCCAACCTGGTTGGCTCCTGAACAGGTTCGTCTACTTCCTATCAATGATGCGGTTCTACCGTTTGCCGAAGAAGTTGCTTCAAAACTCAAGGTAGCCAAGGTCCGCGTAACGATTGATGGCGCTTCCGAAAAGCTGGGAGCCAAGATCCGCCGTGCTGAAATCGATAAGGTTCCTTTCGTCGGAGTCATCGGAGGGCGCGAAGCAGAAGAAGGCAATGTAACGGTTCGCTCGCGTGTAGCCAAGAGCAAGGAAGGCACGTACCCGGTCGCCGAATACTTGGATCTTATACTCAGCGAAATTGCGAACAAGACCCTGCCTGAGGGGTAA